A single window of Hippocampus zosterae strain Florida chromosome 15, ASM2543408v3, whole genome shotgun sequence DNA harbors:
- the LOC127587669 gene encoding epidermal growth factor receptor substrate 15-like 1, producing the protein SHYPCSFVLISLRFDFQPDEKGKFEGIFESLTPVKGLLSGDKVKPVLINSKLPLDVLGKIWDLGDADKDGYLDKEEFIVVMHLVYRAMEKESVPVALPPTLIPPSKRKKVAGAIPGAVAVLPSRSASFALKDSTRSVSPLPAVSPYASPTATPILRRTFEASKRPEQQQWVVPVADRERYKDIFKKTDTDNDGLVDGTEVIEIFMHSSLSQTMLAQIWGLADTKQTGKLTQDQFCLAMHLIQQKITKGIDPPTSLTPDMIPPSERTTSLVGSSATLPDFTTLAPAEVTGVKELDDLSQEISQLQREKLILEHELKEKEETIRRQNHAVQNMQHDVERESSSLQDIQSQKRDAQQRLDEMDQQRSKLEGMLNDIKQKCQEESQTISTLQSQIRSQENDLRSQEKEVGRTKADLGRLQDEEAQLEHSLHSGRLQLDSILKSLKTAQEEISQARSKLSLIQENQKEFTKTIEQYNSALRDLTGGSNMADASHLFTEKENGTFGGAADESFKTRLAMFNTNAAPADPFQAQDPFHDPLVGSDPFRGSSAGDPFSGAGGSDLFASSDTFGEKPKPPVKPGSVRARLGFSSNSPKPKHSESVRLPNHLFSGNPLRGKKSDNPVVPSKKSAPNRPAPPYDSGRAPTDVHSAFGSESQRLERAKRESEREERERLRRLRLQEQRDLELAIALSRADAHGS; encoded by the exons TCACACTACCCCTGCTCCTTTGTACTCATCTCTCTCCGTTTTGATTTCCAGCCGGACGAAAAAGGGAAATTTGAGGGCATTTTTGAGAGTCTCACCCCTGTGAAGGGCCTCCTTTCCGGCGATAAAGTCAAGCCCGTCTTAATCAACTCGAAACTACCTCTGGATGTGTTGGGGAAG ATTTGGGACCTGGGCGACGCGGACAAAGATGGCTACTTGGACAAAGAGGAATTCATTGTG gtCATGCATCTTGTGTACCGAGCCATGGAGAAGGAGTCGGTGCCGGTTGCCCTGCCCCCAACCCTTATCCCACCCTCCAAAAGGAAAAAGGTGGCAGGCGCAATACCCGGCGCCGTCGCCGTGCTACCCTCCAGGTCCGCCTCCTTTGCTCTCAAGGATAGCACGAGAAGCGTCTCTCCCCTTCCCGCCGTCTCTCCCTACGCCAGCCCGACGGCCACGCCAATCCTACGGCGCACCTTTGAAGCCAGCAAACGG CCGGAGCAGCAGCAATGGGTGGTGCCGGTGGCTGACAGGGAGCGCTACAAGGACATCTTCAAGAAAACTGACACGGATAACGACGGACTGGTCGATGGAACGGAGGTCATCGAGATCTTCATGCACTCCAGCTTATCCCAGACCATGCTGGCACAAATCTG GGGCCTCGCGGACACTAAACAGACGGGCAAGCTGACCCAGGACCAGTTCTGCCTCGCCATGCATTTGATCCAGCAGAAGATCACCAAAGGCATCGACCCGCCAACTTCTCTCACTCCAGACATGATTCCCCCCTCGGAGAGGACGACAAGCTTGGTGGGCTCTTCAGCGACGCTTCCT GACTTCACCACCTTAGCGCCCGCTGAGGTGACGGGCGTCAAAGAACTGGATGACCTCAGTCAGGAAATAAGTCAGCTGCAGAG AGAGAAATTAATCCTGGAACACGAGCTCAAAGAAAAGGAGGAAACCATCAGAAGACAAAATCATGCTGTTCAA AACATGCAGCATGACGTGGAAAGGGAGAGCAGCAGTTTGCAGGACATACAGTCGCAGAAGCGCGACGCCCAGCAGCGTCTGGACGAGATGGACCAGCAGCGCTCTAAACTGGAAGGGATGCTCAACGACATCAAGCAAAAGTGTCAGGAAGAGTCGCAGACG ATCTCCACTCTGCAAAGCCAAATCCGCTCGCAGGAGAACGACCTTCGGAGCCAGGAGAAAGAGGTGGGCCGCACCAAGGCGGACCTCGGCCGCCTGCAGGACGAAGAGGCGCAGCTGGAGCACAGCCTGCATTCGGGCCGCCTCCAGCTGGATAGTATCCTCAAGTCTCTCAAGACCGCTCAGGAAGAGATCAGCCAG GCTCGCAGCAAGCTGTCGTTGATCCAGGAGAACCAGAAGGAGTTTACCAAGACCATTGAGCAGTACAACAGCGCCCTGCGCGACCTCACCGGGGGGAGCAATATGGCCGACGCCAGTCACCTCTTCACAGAGAAGGAGAACGGCACCTTCGGGGGCGCGGCG GATGAATCCTTCAAAACCAGATTAGCCATGTTCAACACCAACGCGGCTCCAGCGGACCCCTTCCAGGCGCAGGACCCCTTCCACG ATCCTTTGGTGGGAAGTGACCCCTTCAGGGGGAGCTCGGCTGGTGATCCATTTAGCGGGGCGGGTGGCTCGGATCTCTTTGCGTCCTCGGATACCTTTGGAGAAAAACCCAAGCCGCCAGTCAAG CCCGGCTCGGTCCGCGCTCGTCTCGGCTTCTCGTCCAACAGCCCAAAACCGAAGCATTCAG AGTCGGTGCGCCTGCCGAACCACCTCTTTTCAGGGAACCCTTTGAGGGGCAAG AAGTCTGACAATCCTGTTGTACCATCAAAGAAAAGCGCACCCAACCGGCCCGCCCCGCCCTACG ACTCGGGTAGAGCTCCCACGGATGTTCATTCCGCC TTTGGAAGTGAAAGCCAGCGGCTGGAGCGGGCCAAGCGGGAGAGCGAGCGCGAGGAGCGCGAGCGGCTGCGGAGACTGCGGCTCCAGGAGCAGCGGGACCTGGAGCTGGCCATCGCGCTCAGCCGGGCCGACGCTCACGGCTCCTGA